One Lycium barbarum isolate Lr01 chromosome 5, ASM1917538v2, whole genome shotgun sequence genomic window carries:
- the LOC132640518 gene encoding probable mitochondrial adenine nucleotide transporter BTL3 — protein sequence MHNTESWLKNLMIQSDPGRVRVSSLSCNDLCLNSISFNDCNDVGLFLEDSGSRSHVSLIRNNQSSCLYVRKNRGRGGFLSVTVSFNGGGGNEGFKEDSGDVAGCEEVEKKVVSGGGAAALNTTKHLWAGVVAAAVSRTFVAPLERLKLEYIVRGEKKHLLGLIKTIAATQGIKGFWKGNFVNILRTAPFKSINFYSYEKYRDHLLKLTGNEEATNLERFVAGAAAGITATVLCIPMDTIRTVMVAPGGEALGGLIGAFSHMIRTEGFFSLYKGLVPSIISMAPGGAVFYGVYDILKSAYLHSPEGRKRLQNMKQGEDLNALDQLELGTVRTLIYGAIAGACSEAATYPFEVVRRQLQMQVRATKMSALATSMKIVEQGGIPALYAGLTPSLLQVLPSAAISYFVYEFMKIVLKVE from the exons ATGCATAACACAGAGAGTTGGTTGAAGAATTTGATGATTCAATCGGATCCGGGTCGGGTTCGGGTTTCGAGTTTAAGCTGTAATGATCTGTGTTTAAATTCTATCAGCTTTAATGACTGTAATGATGTTGGGTTGTTTCTAGAAGATTCAGGTTCGAGATCACACGTGTCATTGATTAGGAACAACCAGAGTAGTTGTTTATATGTTCGGAAAAATCGAGGTAGAGGTGGGTTTTTGTCGGTGACGGTGTCGTTTAATGGAGGTGGAGGGAATGAAGGGTTTAAGGAAGATTCTGGTGACGTGGCAGGGTGTGAGGAAGTTGAGAAGAAGGTGGTAAGTGGTGGAGGTGCTGCTGCTTTGAATACTACTAAACATTTATGGGCTGGagttgttgctgctgctgtttCAAG AACTTTTGTTGCTCCTCTTGAGAGATTAAAGCTGGAGTATATAGTTCGTGGTGAGAAAAAGCATCTTTTGGGGCTCATCAAGACGATTGCAGCCACTCAAGGCATCAAGGGATTTTGGAAAGGGAATTTTGTCAATATTCTACGCACAGCTCCATTTAAGTCTATAAACTTCTATTCATATGAAAAATACAGGGATCATCTGCTCAAATTAACTGGTAATGAGGAGGCAACTAATCTCGAAAGATTTGTTGCTGGTGCTGCTGCAGGAATTACAGCCACTGTGCTCTGCATACCTATGGACACT ATTAGGACAGTAATGGTAGCACCTGGGGGAGAAGCATTAGGAGGTTTAATCGGTGCTTTCAGCCACATGATTCGCACAGAAGGATTCTTCTCTCTTTACAAGGGCCTAGTTCCTTCCATCATAAGCATGGCACCTGGGGGCGCAGTTTTTTATGGAGTTTATGATATACTAAAATCAGCGTATTTGCATTCACCAGAAGGGAGGAAAAGACTACAAAATATGAAACAAGGCGAAGATCTAAATGCATTAGATCAGCTGGAGTTGGGTACAGTTAGAACTTTGATATATGGAGCAATTGCTGGTGCCTGTTCTGAAGCCGCTACATACCCGTTTGAAGTTGTGAGGAGACAGCTTCAGATGCAGGTCCGGGCCACCAAGATGAGTGCATTGGCCACTAGCATGAAGATAGTTGAGCAAGGTGGTATTCCTGCCCTCTATGCAGGATTGACTCCCAGCTTATTACAG GTTTTGCCATCAGCTGCAATTAGTTATTTCGTTTATGAATTCATGAAGATAGTTCTGAAAGTAGAATAG
- the LOC132640519 gene encoding tubulin-folding cofactor C, which yields MDSDNQFPKPDPNSDHSDPTLQRKHAAMIERLSNLHQTRLIRKPDPESNSTASFLSRFSESKNSIESTLTRIRQTPDPHSDPTLKPELDNVSMSIADLEKLVAENTFSLPSYEVRTCLKTITDLKQFVEQVTGEVIPRKKFSFKNKSTKKITTQNDTVSDVPNVESKSTGFRVLDSPGFRGKENEVLVKEFNKGNDNEEIREFVLSELRGCEVRLMGCVRALFVHKLIDCKVYVGPIFGSVLIEEAMNCVFVMASHQIRIHQAKGCDFYLRARSRPIIEDSNGVRFAPYCLKYDGIEKDLEEANLGEETGNWSNVDDFKWLRAVQSPNWSILPEIERLGIIDISNRDPKI from the exons ATGGATTCAGACAATCAATTCCCCAAACCCGACCCGAATTCGGATCATTCGGATCCCACTCTCCAACGAAAACACGCAGCAATGATCGAACGCCTCTCAAACCTACACCAAACCCGTTTAATCCGAAAACCCGACCCGGAATCAAACTCCACAGCTTCCTTTCTATCTCGTTTCTCCGAATCCAAAAACTCAATCGAATCCACACTCACCCGAATCCGTCAGACGCCCGACCCGCATTCCGACCCGACCCTAAAACCCGAACTCGACAACGTATCAATGTCCATTGCGGATCTTGAAAAACTCGTAGCTGAAAACACTTTTTCGTTACCATCGTATGAAGTTCGTACGTGTCTGAAAACAATAACAGATTTAAAACAATTCGTCGAACAG GTTACGGGCGAAGTAATCCCAAGGAAGAAGTTCTCTTTTAAGAACAAGTCAACTAAGAAAATCACAACCCAAAACGACACCGTATCAGATGTCCCAAATGTGGAATCAAAGAGCACAGGGTTTAGGGTTTTGGACTCGCCTGGATTTAGGGGAAAAGAAAATGAGGTGTTAGTGAAAGAATTCAATAAGGGTAATGATAATGAAGAGATTAGGGAATTTGTGTTATCAGAATTAAGGGGTTGTGAAGTGAGACTAATGGGGTGTGTAAGGGCATTATTTGTGCATAAACTAATTGATTGCAAGGTATATGTTGGGCCTATTTTCGGGTCGGTATTGATTGAAGAAGCAATGAATTGTGTGTTCGTGATGGCGTCTCACCAGATTCGTATTCATCAAGCTAAAGGATGTGATTTTTATCTTCGAGCGAGGAGTAGGCCAATAATTGAGGATAGTAATGGTGTAAGGTTCGCACCGTATTGTTTAAAGTATGACGGGATTGAGAAGGATCTTGAGGAAGCTAATCTTGGTGAAGAGACGGGGAATTGGTCGAATGTGGATGATTTTAAGTGGTTAAGAGCAGTGCAGTCTCCAAATTGGTCAATTTTGCCGGAAATTGAACGTCTTGGAATAATAGATATTTCAAATCGAGACCCGAAAATTTAA